The DNA segment TCCAACACCACAGGGGCGGTCGACATGGAATCGGCCCACAGACTGACAAACTTCTGCTTGCCCGTGTCGTAGCCGCCAAGGCCCTTTCCGTGAAACTTCACGCCGCCGAAATCCCCTGCGACCTCCGTCACCAACCAGAGGCCGCCCAGGTCCATTTTGCTGACCGACGTGCCTTTGAACGTTTCCGGGGCGCCTTCCATCTTGAGTTCGTAGTCCCAAGTGCCGACCGTTCCGGCCAGCAACTTGTGCTCGGGGCCAGGCTGCGGCAGGGCCGGCTCCTGGGCCGTCGCATACGTCGCCGCACAGAACAGACACAACAACGCCATCAATTGCCGCTTCATTGGAGAGCCTCATAAATCCTGTGGGCGTGGGAG comes from the Planctomycetia bacterium genome and includes:
- a CDS encoding DUF1579 domain-containing protein → MKRQLMALLCLFCAATYATAQEPALPQPGPEHKLLAGTVGTWDYELKMEGAPETFKGTSVSKMDLGGLWLVTEVAGDFGGVKFHGKGLGGYDTGKQKFVSLWADSMSTAPVVLEGEYDAKAKTMTMTGEGPGMDGKPTKYKETTTYSDKDHQTFKMYQFNGDREALKMTIEYTRKK